In a genomic window of Apteryx mantelli isolate bAptMan1 chromosome 2, bAptMan1.hap1, whole genome shotgun sequence:
- the PTGR3 gene encoding prostaglandin reductase 3, with the protein MSFSAKRVLLSSRAPRCWWWRQEPSCAAAGPAWSSLGGSRPRPILDMSYSRHFLDFQGSSIPSSMKKLVVTKLSQNFREAVTLRQDSPVPLPGDGDLLVRNRFVGINASDINYSAGRYDTSVKPPFDIGFEGVGDVVALGLSASADCTVGQAVAYVKAGSFAEYTVVPAKQAVPLPSVKPEFLTLMVSGTTAYISLKELGELSEGKKVLVTAAAGGTGQFAVQLAKKAKCHVIGTCSSDEKGGFLKSIGCDHTINHKTENVESVLRRDYPEGVDVVYESVGGKMFDLAVNSLATKGCLILIGFITGYQNPTGLQPIKAELLPGKLLKKSASIRGFFLNHYFSEYKMALKHLLKMYERGELVCEVDLGDMSPEGKFTGLESVFRAVDYMYMGKNIGKIVVELPHSVNSKL; encoded by the exons ATGAGTTTTAGTGCAAAACGCGTTTTGCTGAGCTCCCGGGCACCTCGGTGTTGGTGGTGGCGGCAGGAGCCGTCGTGCGCGGCGGCAGGTCCCGCCTGGTCCTCCCTCGGTGGCAGCCGGCCGCGGCCCATCCTGGACATGTCCTACTCCCGCCACTTTCTGGATTTCCAGGGCTCGTCCATCCCCAGCTCCATGAAGAAGCTGGTGGTGACTAAGCTGAGCCAAAACTTCAGGGAAGCGGTTACCCTGCGGCAGGACTCGCCTGTGCCACTCCCGGGCGACGGAGACCTCCTTGTCAGGAACAG atTTGTCGGCATTAATGCATCTGACATAAACTACTCAGCTGGTCGATATGACACATCAGTTAAACCCCCATTTGATATAGGTTTTGAAGGTGTTGGTGATGTGGTAGCTTTAGGACTCAGTGCTAGTGCTGATTGTACAGTGGGTCAAGCTGTGGCTTACGTGAAAGCGGGTTCCTTTGCTGAATATACAGTCGTGCCTGCCAAACAAGCAGTTCCTCTACCCTCTGTGAAACCCGAGTTTCTTACTTTAATGGTAAGTGGCACTACGGCATACATCAGTTTGAAAGAGCTTGGAGAGCTGTCTGAAGGCAAGAAGGTCCTggtgacagcagcagctggaggaacagGCCAGTTTGCTGTGCAGCTTGCAAAGAAGGCAAAATGCCATGTAATTGGAACCTGCTCCAGTGATGAAAAGGGTGGTTTTCTGAAATCCATTGGCTGTGACCATACGATCAACCATAAAACTGAAAACGTTGAATCTGTTCTTAGGAGAGACTACCCAGAAGGTGTGGATGTAGTGTATGAATCTGTTGGTGGAAAGATGTTTGACTTGGCAGTTAACTCCTTGGCTACCAAAGGGTGCCTGATACTTATTGGGTTTATCACTGGCTACCAAAACCCTACTGGCCTTCAGCCTATTAAAGCAGAATTACTGCCAGGAAAACTATTGAAGAAGTCTGCCAGCATCCGGGGTTTCTTCTTGAACCATTACTTTTCCGAATACAAAATGGCTCTGAAGCACTTGCTCAAGATGTATGAAAGAGGCGAACTGGTTTGTGAGGTGGACCTTGGAGATATGTCTCCAGAGGGCAAGTTCACTGGCTTGGAGTCTGTATTCCGTGCTGTAGATTACATGTACATGGGAAAAAACATTGGAAAAATTGTAGTTGAATTACCTCACTCTGTCAACAGTAAGCTGTAA